The Myroides fluvii region TTGCACGCTCAAATCATGTATTTGATGAATACCGAAAAAACATATTCGATATCCTTTATAGGATTGAAAAATGGAGAACATACTTTTGAATATCAAATAAATAGTGATTTTTTTAAAAATTACAATTACGATGATTTCAACAGCATAGAAGCAAATATTAGCGTTCTTTTAAATAAAAAAGCTACCCATTTAGAGGTAAACTTTAAGGCAGAAGGAGTTGCAAACGTTCCTTGTGATGTCACAAATGAAGATTTCAATCTTCCAATTGAACATGAATTTAACCTCATTGTCAAATTTGGAGAAGAATTTAACGACGATCACGATGAAGTATTAGTTATTCCAATGAATGAATACGAGATTAATTTATCTCAGTACATATACGAATTAATTGTATTGTCCATTCCCGTCAAACGAGTAAGCCCTGAAGCAGCAGAAGACGAAGACTTCGATGAAGAAGAATTCGATTTTTTATTTGAGGACGAAGATGAAGACAATGAAATGGAAGATTCGCAAGAAGACGATACGGAAAGCGATTCAGACAAGGAAGATATAGACCCAAGATGGGAAAAATTAAAAAAACTATTAACGGATAAATAATATAGTAAAATGGCACATCCTAAGAGAAAGACCTCGAAAACAAGAAGAGATAAAAGAAGAACGCACTACAAAGCTGTAGCTCCAACTATCGCTACTTGTCCTGTTACTGGTGAAGCTCACTTATTCCACAGAGCTTACTGGCACGAAGGAAAACTTTACTACAGAGGACAAGTTGTAATAGACAAAACCACAGCAGTAGAAGCATAAGCTTTTCAAAACACAATAAACTCTCACAATGTGTGAGAGTTTTTTTTTGCCGAAATTTACTGAGAGAGCGAGTTTTAAGACTTAAAAAGGCTCTAGTTCGTTTTTTTTTCGTAATTTTCGCTTCTTTTTGGAATGTTTTTATAAAGTAAAGCAATACCATATGACAAAAATACATGCAGCCATTACTGCTGTTGGTTGTTATTTGCCTGAGACAAAGTTAACCAACGCGGATTTAGAGAAAATGGTTGAAACTAACGATGAGTGGATAACCTCTCGAACAGGAATCAAAGAACGTCGCATTCTTAAAGAACCTGGACAAGGTGCTTCGTATATGGCTATAAAAGCTGCGGAGAACTTAATTCAAAAATCAGGAGTAGATCCCAAAGAAATAGACTTAGTCCTATTATCAACTGCTACCCCAGATATGCCTGTAGCTATCACAGGAGTTTACGTAGCCTCACAAATTGGTGCTACGAACGCTTTTGCCTTTGACCTACAAGCTGCTTGTTCGAGCTTCTTGTATGGAATGTCTGTTGCTTCTGCTTATATCGAATCTGGTAAATACAAAAAAGTACTGCTAATCGGGGCAGACAAAATGTCTTCTATTATCGATTACACCGACCGCGCAACATGCATCATTTTTGGAGATGCTGCCGGAGCAGTTTTATTTGAACCCAATACAGATGGTTACGGAGTTATAGATGAATATCTAAGAAGCGACGGAATCGGAAGAGAATACTTAAAAATTGACGCTGGTGGGTCTATTTTACCAGCAAATGCTGAAACAGTTGCCAACAGACAACACTATGTGTTCCAAGATGGAAAAACTGTTTTCAAATACGCCGTATCGAACATGGCTGATGTGAGTGAAAAAATCATGCAACGCAACAATTTAACGCACAATGACGTAAATTGGCTGGCGGCACATCAAGCAAACAAACGCATTATCGATGCTACTGCTCACCGCATGGGAGTAGATGATTCTAAAGTTCTAATGAACATCGAGCGATACGGAAACACAACCTCTGCTACTTTACCCTTATTATTATGTGATTACGAAAGCCAATTGAAAAAAGGTGACAATATTATCTTTGCTACCTTTGGCGGTGGATTCACGTGGGGATCGATATATTTAAAGTGGGCTTACAATAGTTAATTAATTTAGGAAAAACAACTAACCAATACAGTAGTATGGACATTAAAGAAATTCAAAACCTAATCAAATTCGTAGCGAAATCAGGAGCTACAGAAGTAAAATTAGAAATGGATGATTTTAAAATCACCATCAAAACAACAGAAACAGGAAGCACTGAAACAACGTATATCCAACAAGTTCCAGTAGCACAATCAATGCCACAAGCACCCGTAGCTACAGCAGCTGCAGCACCTGTTGCAACTGAAGCTGCAGCAGCAGCTCCAGCAGGAGAAGAGGCTAAATACATCACTGTAAAATCTCCAATCATCGGAACATTCTACAGAAAACCAGCACCAGACAAAGCTCCTTTCGCAGAAGTAGGAACCGTAATCAAACCTGGAGATGTAGTTTGTGTTATTGAAGCAATGAAATTATTCAACGAAATTGAATCTGAAGTATCAGGTAAAATCGTAAAAATCTTAGTTGATGATTCGTCACCTGTTGAGTTTGATCAGCCTTTATTCTTAGTTGACCCATCTTAAGAAATTAAACAATCCTTCCCTGCTTGCGGAGAAGAAAAGTACAATTAGAATTTAAAATTTCAGAAGATGTTTAAAAAAATATTAGTAGCTAATAGAGGTGAAATTGCTTTACGCATCATTAGAACGTGTAAAGAAATGGGAATTAAAACTGTAGCTGTGTATTCAACTGCAGATGCAGACAGCCTTCACGTACGCTTCGCTGACGAGGCTGTGTGTATTGGACCTGCTCCCTCAAACCTATCGTATTTAAAAATTTCCAACATTATCGCTGCAGCTGAAATCACAAATGCTGATGCGATTCATCCTGGATATGGTTTCTTAGCTGAAAATGCGAAGTTTTCTAAGATCTGTCAAGAGCACGGTGTTAAATTTATCGGTGCTTCTCCTGAGATGATTGAAAAAATGGGAGACAAAGCGACAGCGAAAGAAACAATGAAGTTAGCTGGAGTACCTACGGTTCCAGGTTCTGATGGGTTATTAGACTCATTAGAACACGCAAAAAAAACAGCCAAAGAAATTGGTTACCCTGTCATGATGAAAGCAACTGCTGGAGGTGGTGGTAAAGGGATGCGTGAAATCTTCAAAGAAGAAGAAATCGAAAAAGCTTGGGAAAGTGCTCGTCAAGAGGCTGCTGCTGCCTTTGGAAACGACGGTATGTACATGGAGAAACTAATCGTTGACCCGCGTCACATCGAAATCCAAGTAGTAGGAGATTCTTATGGAAAAGCATGTCACTTATCTGAAAGA contains the following coding sequences:
- a CDS encoding YceD family protein → MNTEKTYSISFIGLKNGEHTFEYQINSDFFKNYNYDDFNSIEANISVLLNKKATHLEVNFKAEGVANVPCDVTNEDFNLPIEHEFNLIVKFGEEFNDDHDEVLVIPMNEYEINLSQYIYELIVLSIPVKRVSPEAAEDEDFDEEEFDFLFEDEDEDNEMEDSQEDDTESDSDKEDIDPRWEKLKKLLTDK
- the rpmF gene encoding 50S ribosomal protein L32, which encodes MAHPKRKTSKTRRDKRRTHYKAVAPTIATCPVTGEAHLFHRAYWHEGKLYYRGQVVIDKTTAVEA
- a CDS encoding beta-ketoacyl-ACP synthase III, whose amino-acid sequence is MTKIHAAITAVGCYLPETKLTNADLEKMVETNDEWITSRTGIKERRILKEPGQGASYMAIKAAENLIQKSGVDPKEIDLVLLSTATPDMPVAITGVYVASQIGATNAFAFDLQAACSSFLYGMSVASAYIESGKYKKVLLIGADKMSSIIDYTDRATCIIFGDAAGAVLFEPNTDGYGVIDEYLRSDGIGREYLKIDAGGSILPANAETVANRQHYVFQDGKTVFKYAVSNMADVSEKIMQRNNLTHNDVNWLAAHQANKRIIDATAHRMGVDDSKVLMNIERYGNTTSATLPLLLCDYESQLKKGDNIIFATFGGGFTWGSIYLKWAYNS
- the accB gene encoding acetyl-CoA carboxylase biotin carboxyl carrier protein, which produces MDIKEIQNLIKFVAKSGATEVKLEMDDFKITIKTTETGSTETTYIQQVPVAQSMPQAPVATAAAAPVATEAAAAAPAGEEAKYITVKSPIIGTFYRKPAPDKAPFAEVGTVIKPGDVVCVIEAMKLFNEIESEVSGKIVKILVDDSSPVEFDQPLFLVDPS
- the accC gene encoding acetyl-CoA carboxylase biotin carboxylase subunit; protein product: MFKKILVANRGEIALRIIRTCKEMGIKTVAVYSTADADSLHVRFADEAVCIGPAPSNLSYLKISNIIAAAEITNADAIHPGYGFLAENAKFSKICQEHGVKFIGASPEMIEKMGDKATAKETMKLAGVPTVPGSDGLLDSLEHAKKTAKEIGYPVMMKATAGGGGKGMREIFKEEEIEKAWESARQEAAAAFGNDGMYMEKLIVDPRHIEIQVVGDSYGKACHLSERDCSIQRRHQKLTEETPSPFMTDELRDRMGLAAVKAAEFIKYEGAGTIEFLVDKDRNFYFMEMNTRIQVEHPITEQVIDYDLIREQILVAAGVPISGKNYTPKLHSIECRINAEDPFNDFRPSPGRITTLHAPGGHGVRLDTHVYSGYSIPPNYDSMIAKLITTAQTREEAINKMKRALDEFVIEGIKTTIPFHRQLMDDPNYRAGNYTTAFMESFKMKPLEEE